In the Pseudoalteromonas undina genome, one interval contains:
- a CDS encoding succinylglutamate desuccinylase/aspartoacylase family protein has protein sequence MAKVKINRPFTLLGESIGVGERKTLALEAAKLYTHSPLNIPIEVVNGVMEGPVLMVCAAIHGDELNGVEVVRQLLAKIDPNQLRGTLIAVPIVNVFGFIHKSRYLPDRRDMNRSFPGSERGSLAGRMAYMFFNQVAVHCTHIIDLHTGAIHRTNLPQIRANLADEATAQMAKAFGTPAVIDASLRNGSLRSEAANLGIPVITYEAGEALRFDPIAIAAGVQGVDYVMRHLKMMRGKRPKKLPEPVIAGSTSWVRAEVDGIVRAQVSLGERVSKGQILAYISSPLGDSELELLAPRSGIIIGQQTMPLVNEGDAVFHIAYFAHSNSLVEQQLESFIGEISDLDDELKTAELNN, from the coding sequence GTGGCAAAGGTTAAAATTAACCGACCTTTCACCCTGTTAGGTGAAAGCATTGGTGTAGGTGAACGTAAAACACTCGCACTAGAAGCTGCAAAGCTTTATACCCATTCACCGCTTAATATTCCTATTGAAGTGGTCAACGGTGTTATGGAAGGCCCTGTATTGATGGTCTGTGCGGCAATACATGGCGATGAGCTTAATGGGGTTGAGGTTGTGCGCCAGTTACTGGCTAAGATCGATCCTAACCAGTTGCGTGGCACATTAATAGCGGTGCCGATTGTGAATGTATTTGGTTTTATTCATAAATCTCGTTACTTGCCCGATCGCCGTGATATGAATCGAAGTTTTCCTGGCTCTGAACGTGGTTCGTTAGCAGGTCGCATGGCGTATATGTTTTTTAACCAAGTCGCTGTGCATTGTACGCATATTATAGATTTGCATACGGGGGCGATTCATCGTACTAACTTACCGCAAATACGCGCTAATTTAGCCGATGAAGCTACAGCGCAAATGGCTAAGGCTTTTGGCACACCTGCGGTTATTGATGCGTCGTTACGCAATGGCTCATTGCGCAGTGAAGCGGCTAATTTGGGTATACCCGTTATTACCTACGAAGCAGGTGAAGCGTTGCGCTTTGACCCGATTGCGATTGCAGCGGGTGTACAAGGGGTTGATTATGTTATGCGTCATTTAAAAATGATGCGTGGTAAGCGCCCTAAAAAACTACCTGAGCCGGTTATTGCAGGTTCAACAAGTTGGGTACGAGCTGAGGTTGATGGCATAGTAAGAGCGCAAGTATCGTTAGGTGAACGTGTCTCAAAAGGGCAAATACTGGCATACATAAGTAGTCCGCTTGGCGACTCTGAGCTTGAATTGCTTGCTCCACGTAGTGGCATTATTATTGGTCAGCAAACCATGCCTCTAGTAAATGAAGGCGATGCTGTGTTTCATATTGCTTACTTTGCTCACTCAAATAGTTTGGTAGAGCAACAGCTGGAAAGCTTTATTGGTGAAATAAGTGATTTAGATGATGAACTGAAAACGGCTGAGCTGAATAATTAA
- a CDS encoding mechanosensitive ion channel domain-containing protein: MELISLLELVSTQYKLIVTVIALLSFPLLLKLTKKLLEKAIRGKIDLHRKYRAELLLKIILAFVMLCLVLVFWGIELRGLLVLGSSLFAMLGVALFAAWSLLSNLTAFLLMFIQNDCRVGYWVRIVDGANAIEGRIIEMGLMNVLLEHVDGHRVIYPNNLFVTRPVLVLNTEPKPTKAPKIKRIIGPKPRN, encoded by the coding sequence TTGGAATTAATCTCTCTTTTAGAGCTTGTGAGCACACAATATAAGCTAATCGTAACCGTGATTGCACTGTTGAGCTTTCCGTTATTGTTAAAGCTCACTAAAAAATTACTCGAAAAAGCCATTAGAGGTAAAATCGATTTACACAGAAAATACCGAGCAGAGTTACTATTAAAAATAATACTCGCCTTTGTTATGTTGTGTTTAGTTTTAGTTTTTTGGGGAATAGAGCTGCGTGGTTTACTGGTATTAGGCTCTTCCTTATTTGCCATGTTAGGCGTTGCGCTGTTTGCGGCTTGGTCATTATTGAGCAACTTAACTGCTTTTTTACTCATGTTTATACAAAATGACTGCCGTGTAGGCTATTGGGTTAGAATCGTGGATGGGGCCAATGCCATTGAAGGGCGCATTATTGAAATGGGGCTGATGAATGTATTACTCGAACACGTTGATGGACATAGAGTGATTTACCCTAATAATCTATTTGTTACCCGTCCCGTGTTAGTACTCAATACAGAGCCAAAACCAACAAAAGCGCCTAAAATTAAACGAATTATTGGCCCAAAGCCACGTAATTAA